The proteins below are encoded in one region of Triticum aestivum cultivar Chinese Spring chromosome 1B, IWGSC CS RefSeq v2.1, whole genome shotgun sequence:
- the LOC123105956 gene encoding formin-like protein 14, whose protein sequence is MPPPTPPLLLLILLLLTLLPPLAAAHSRTTRRLLQTQPTISPTPPPPPPHRHHRHTPPASGPPSPPPQPPSPPLPPQPLPPPPPRARHHRKPPASASPQTPSPPPPASAPPPASNPNLAPSPPTPRFSSTSNTPVVPTPVSEYPFTNYPFFPSFSPPPSTADQTQPSDGADASRTFPANISTLVAPNAGSSSGGNSRGFPVLQALLLAFLSLCLLLLSALLSLHLFRRLRRPSSRAHRRAAYAANGAASSTTTTARRDAELDEEEDGDEEGRRLKPPPMPTSSSNPSTEFLYLGTLATPPPGTAPPPSRPRPGSPELRPLPPLPRVGPPSGEFGSRSSASDPSTVPRAAALAAGDASSSSLSPSSPSASSPTLASSPVHIRPPSIPQPRGRAPNPSPPKRRPPPPPTPPTQSWNPFVPVPPAQAALPSDDDGDSSSTIAAAMHKSRPLHSDKLKPGSLHMKDEMIQLYLNNSAAASAREVCLLGAARCHGIGTVLGALGFSEEQVRDALLEGNAHGLGVEALRMLAQLVLTNEEELKLRYLKDDPPAKLCAVDAFLKTILDVPFAFKRVDAMLYVSSFYLEVNQLRMSYATLEAACQELRSSRLCHKVLGAVLNFGNMMSINTGSPNSHALEPNTLLKIVDVKGADGKAALLQFVVQEIMKPEGHSNLNPACKTDASMSPPYDVDCRKHGLQVVSKLTAELTSTKKAACVDMTGLSRSVSELGVGLGKVHDVLRLNGMAASAESARRFHNAMSAFLRQAEEEIVRLQGQESVCLSSVREMAEYFHGGDEAGDGEARLIRVFAGVREFVAMLDRICREAGEVQGSTPVSWVAAGAPPVGTTP, encoded by the exons ATGCCGCCGCCCACgcccccactcctcctcctcatcctcctcctcctcaccctcctcccccCGCTCGCCGCCGCCCACTCCCGCACAACCCGCCGGCTCCTCCAGACCCAGCCCACCATCTCCCCCACtcctccacccccaccccctcACCGCCACCACCGACACACCCCGCCGGCGTcgggccctccctcccctccaccacaaccaccatccccacccctCCCAccacagcccctccctcctcccccacctcgCGCCAGGCACCACCGCAAACCCCCCGCCTCCGCATCGCCGCAGACCCCATCTCCTCCCCCTCCCGCATCGGCGCCGCCCCCGGCCTCGAATCCGAATCTCGCGCCGTCGCCGCCCACGCCGAGGTTCTCCTCCACCTCCAACACCCCGGTAGTGCCCACGCCGGTGAGCGAGTACCCCTTCACCAACTACCCATTCTTCCCCTCCTTCTCCCCACCCCCCTCCACCGCCGACCAGACCCAGCCCTCAGACGGCGCCGACGCGTCCCGCACCTTCCCGGCCAACATCTCCACCCTCGTCGCCCCCAacgccggcagcagcagcggcgggaACTCCCGCGGCTTCCCGGTGCTGCAGGCGCTGCTGCTCGCCTTCCTCTCGCTCTGCCTGCTGCTCCTCTCCGCGCTCCTCTCGCTCCACCTCTTCCGCCGCCTGCGCCGACCCTCCTCCCGCGCCCACCGCCGCGCCGCCTACGCCGCCAACGGGGCGGCCTCCTCCACCACCACAACGGCGCGGCGGGATGCGGagctggacgaggaggaggacggcgacgaggaggGCCGCAGGCTCAAGCCGCCGCCGatgcccacctcctcctccaaccCCAGCACCGAGTTCCTCTACCTCGGCACGctcgccaccccgccgccgggGACTGCTCCGCCCCCCTCGCGCCCCCGCCCCGGCTCGCCCGAGCTCCGCCCGCTCCCGCCGCTGCCCCGCGTCGGCCCGCCCTCCGGCGAGTTCGGCTCCCGCAGCTCCGCGTCCGACCCCAGCACCGTGCCCCGCGCGGCCGCACTCGCCGCCGGCGACGCATCGTCCTCGTCCCTCTCGCCTTCCTCCCCCTCGGCGTCCTCACCCACGCTCGCCTCCAGCCCCGTCCACATCCGCCCGCCGTCCATCCCGCAGCCCCGCGGCCGTGCCCCCAACCCGTCTCCCCCCAAACGCAGGCCGCCACCGCCACCCACACCACCAACCCAATCGTGGAACCCCTTCGTGCCCGTCCCGCCGGCACAAGCCGCTCTCCCCTCCGACGACGACGGCGACTCCTCCTCCACCATTGCGGCGGCGATGCACAAGTCCCGGCCCCTGCACTCCGACAAGCTCAAGCCCGGATCTCTGCA CATGAAGGACGAGATGATCCAGCTCTACCTGAACAACTCGGCGGCGGCATCGGCGAGGGAGGTGTGCCTGCTCGGCGCGGCGCGGTGCCACGGCATTGGGACGGTGCTGGGTGCACTGGGTTTCTCCGAGGAGCAAGTGCGTGATGCGCTCTTGGAAG GCAATGCACATGGTTTGGGGGTAGAGGCCCTGCGGATGCTCGCTCAGTTGGTTCTCACCAATGAGGAAGAGCTTAAGCTCAGATATTTGAAGGATGACCCACCTGCCAAGCTTTGCGCGGTCGATGCTTTTCTGAAGACGATACTGGATGTGCCATTTGCATTCAAGAGAGTGGATGCTATGCTCTATGTTTCTAGCTTTTATCTGGAGGTCAATCAGCTGAGGATGTCCTACGCTACTCTCGAG GCAGCCTGCCAGGAGCTGAGGAGCAGCAGGCTATGCCACAAGGTTCTTGGGGCAGTCCTCAACTTCGGCAACATGATGAGCATCAACACAGGCTCTCCAAACTCACATGCCCTGGAGCCCAACACGCTCCTGAAGATAGTCGACGTCAAAGGGGCCGACGGCAAGGCGGCGCTCCTGCAGTTCGTCGTCCAGGAAATCATGAAACCCGAAGGACACAGCAATCTGAACCCGGCATGCAAGACGGACGCGAGCATGAGCCCGCCGTACGACGTCGACTGCAGGAAGCACGGCCTCCAGGTGGTCTCGAAGCTCACCGCCGAGCTGACCAGCACCAAGAAGGCCGCGTGCGTCGACATGACGGGCCTCAGCCGGAGCGTGTCGGAGCTCGGGGTCGGCCTCGGGAAGGTCCACGACGTGCTGCGGCTGAACGGCATGGCGGCGTCGGCGGAGAGCGCCCGGCGGTTCCACAACGCGATGAGCGCGTTCCTGCGGCAGGCCGAGGAGGAGATCGTCAGGCTCCAGGGCCAGGAGAGCGTGTGCCTGTCGTCGGTGCGGGAGATGGCGGAGTACTTCCACGGCGGCGATGAGGCGGGCGACGGCGAGGCTCGCTTGATCAGGGTCTTTGCTGGTGTCCGGGAGTTCGTGGCCATGCTCGACCGGATCTGTAGGGAGGCCGGGGAGGTCCAGGGCTCGACGCCGGTGAGCTGGGTGGCTGCTGGTGCGCCGCCCGTTGGGACGACGCCCTGA